One genomic window of Hyperolius riggenbachi isolate aHypRig1 chromosome 7, aHypRig1.pri, whole genome shotgun sequence includes the following:
- the RPL3L gene encoding ribosomal protein uL3-like: protein MSHRKFSAPRHGHLGFLPHKRSKRHRGKVKTWPKDDPSKPVHITAFLGYKAGMTHTLREIHRPGLKISKREEVEAVTIIETPPMVVVGIVGYVETPRGLRSLKTIFAEHISDECKRRFYRNWYKSKKKAFTKYCKKWQDEEGKKQLQKDFTTMKKYCKVIRVIVHTQMKMLPLRQKKAHVMEVQLNGGTVADKVDWAHEKLEKQIPVNTVFAQDEMIDVIGVTKGKGMKGVTSRWHTKKLPRKTHKGLRKVACIGAWHPARVAYTIARAGQKGYHHRTEINKKIYRIGQGIHLQDGKIVKNNAATQYDVTDKSITPLGGFPHYGQVNNDFLIVKGCVVGSKKRVLTLRKSLLVHTSRRALEAIELKFIDTTSKFGHGCFQTDQEKRAFMGPQKKHLVKDKPETTEDV from the exons ATG TCTCACCGCAAGTTCTCAGCCCCCCGTCACGGTCACCTGGGGTTTCTCCCCCACAAGCGCAGCAAGCGTCACCGTGGTAAGGTGAAGACCTGGCCGAAAGATGATCCCAGCAAACCAGTCCACATCACTGCCTTCCTGGGGTACAAGGCCGGGATGACCCATACTCTGCGGGAAATACACAGGCCAGGACTCA AGATCTCCAAGCGTGAAGAGGTGGAGGCGGTGACTATCATTGAGACCCCTCCAATGGTGGTGGTGGGAATTGTGGGCTATGTGGAGACCCCGCGGGGCTTGCGGAGTCTGAAGACCATATTTGCAGAGCACATCAGCGATGAGTGCAAAAGACGTTTCTACAGGAACTG GTATAAGAGTAAGAAAAAGGCCTTTACCAAATACTGCAAGAAATGGCAGGACGAAGAGGGCAAGAAACAGCTGCAAAAGGACTTCACTACCATGAAGAAGTACTGCAAGGTCATCCGTGTCATCGTTCACACCCAG ATGAAGATGCTCCCCTTGCGACAGAAAAAGGCCCATGTGATGGAGGTCCAGCTTAATGGCGGCACTGTGGCTGACAAGGTAGACTGGGCTCATGAGAAGCTAGAGAAGCAGATCCCAGTGAACACTGTCTTTGCCCAGGACGAGATGATCGATGTCATCGGAGTCACCAAGGGAAAAGGGATGAAAG GTGTAACTTCTCGCTGGCACACCAAGAAGCTACCCCGTAAAACTCACAAGGGTCTTCGCAAAGTGGCTTGTATTGGGGCATGGCATCCAGCACGAGTTGCATACACCATAGCCCGTGCTGGCCAAAAGGGCTACCACCACCGTACTGAGATTAATAAGAAG ATTTATCGCATTGGACAGGGAATACATCTGCAGGATGGTAAAATCGTGAAGAACAATGCAGCGACTCAGTATGATGTGACAGACAAGTCCATCACCCCACTG GGAGGATTCCCACATTATGGACAAGTGAATAATGACTTCCTCATAGTGAAAGGCTGTGTGGTGGGCAGCAAGAAGCGGGTGCTCACTCTCAGGAAG TCTCTGTTGGTTCACACCAGCCGCCGAGCTCTGGAGGCCATTGAGCTGAAGTTCATCGATACGACATCTAAGTTTGGCCACGGCTGCTTCCAGACAGACCAGGAGAAGAGAGCGTTCATG GGACCCCAAAAGAAACATCTAGTAAAAGATAAGCCAGAAACTACTGAAGATGTTTAG